Proteins found in one Lysinibacillus fusiformis genomic segment:
- a CDS encoding cytochrome b5 produces the protein MHIHKYEKYWLVFGVATLVAFLIILGIGAFHQGSHPNNGKKTLDYEKVKETAPFDNPGVHKVEGKDWDYEVVVVASAFNYNPPQIEVPLGAKVKFIATSEDVMHGFEVAGTNINMMLEPGYISEYVTEVNKVGEFLIVCNEYCGTGHTMMHSMLKVVDSNESH, from the coding sequence ATGCACATACATAAGTATGAGAAATACTGGCTTGTGTTTGGAGTTGCCACTTTAGTTGCATTCCTGATCATTCTCGGTATCGGGGCATTTCATCAAGGCTCCCATCCAAACAATGGTAAAAAAACACTAGATTACGAGAAAGTGAAAGAGACAGCACCTTTTGATAATCCAGGTGTCCATAAGGTAGAAGGGAAGGATTGGGATTACGAAGTGGTGGTAGTTGCTTCTGCATTCAATTATAATCCTCCACAAATTGAGGTTCCACTTGGTGCAAAGGTAAAATTTATCGCGACAAGCGAAGATGTTATGCATGGTTTTGAGGTTGCAGGTACGAATATCAATATGATGCTTGAGCCTGGCTATATTTCGGAATATGTGACAGAAGTCAATAAGGTTGGCGAGTTTTTAATCGTATGTAATGAGTATTGTGGTACAGGACATACGATGATGCACTCTATGCTAAAGGTGGTGGATTCAAATGAGTCACACTAA
- a CDS encoding chemotaxis protein CheX, producing the protein MSNSKYFQTILNGTIHALKTILPMDIEVKSPSIISEPFQQQQMGVLIGLIGDLKGRVIIDSSPDVFSGIGSTMFGMPLEGEMLESFTGEFGNMIAGNLCTAVGQESLEIDITPPTVMVGTTKLYGFEKAFALPVSVPSIGALTVLLTIEEEE; encoded by the coding sequence ATGAGTAATTCGAAGTACTTTCAAACTATTTTAAACGGGACAATCCACGCTTTAAAAACCATTCTTCCTATGGATATAGAAGTAAAGTCGCCTAGTATTATTTCTGAACCCTTTCAACAGCAACAAATGGGCGTATTAATTGGCTTAATCGGAGATTTAAAGGGACGCGTCATCATTGATTCCTCTCCTGATGTGTTTAGTGGGATTGGCAGTACAATGTTCGGTATGCCGTTAGAGGGAGAAATGCTAGAATCCTTTACAGGAGAATTCGGTAATATGATTGCAGGAAATTTATGTACAGCTGTTGGGCAAGAAAGCTTAGAAATTGATATCACTCCGCCAACGGTGATGGTGGGCACTACAAAATTATACGGTTTTGAAAAAGCATTTGCTCTCCCAGTTTCGGTCCCAAGCATTGGTGCACTAACAGTTCTATTAACAATAGAGGAAGAAGAGTAG
- a CDS encoding ABC transporter ATP-binding protein has translation MSLNILEVSDLKIGIQQNKKDIAIVNGVSFQLEKGKTLGIVGESGCGKSMTSLSLMGLLPTGVNWQGGEVYIDQKQINKKSKKEWRKIRGKKISMIFQEPMSSLNPVYKVGSQIMEMIHSHEKISRKEAHERAVDMLRLVGIPRPDKVVNEYPHQLSGGMRQRVMIAMALACGPEILIADEPTTALDVTIQAQILDLMKDIQEKLDMSIILITHDLGVVAEICERVIVMYAGEIVEEATVLDLFNQPLHPYTKGLLNSLPDIESEQEYLPSIEGVVPSPSDMPSGCRFFDRCEFATDQCKKKPDLFTTSNGTKVRCWLYEENEVGGGIVNGQSIVRS, from the coding sequence ATGAGTTTGAATATTTTAGAAGTAAGCGATTTGAAAATAGGTATTCAACAAAATAAAAAAGATATTGCTATTGTGAATGGAGTATCATTTCAACTTGAAAAAGGCAAAACTTTGGGGATTGTAGGGGAATCAGGTTGTGGAAAAAGCATGACATCACTTTCACTTATGGGATTGTTACCTACTGGGGTTAACTGGCAAGGTGGAGAAGTTTACATAGATCAAAAGCAAATTAATAAAAAGTCGAAGAAGGAATGGCGAAAGATTCGTGGGAAAAAAATTTCTATGATATTTCAGGAACCAATGAGTTCGCTCAATCCAGTGTATAAAGTCGGTTCGCAAATTATGGAAATGATTCATAGTCATGAAAAAATTTCAAGGAAAGAAGCTCATGAACGTGCCGTTGACATGCTTCGTCTCGTAGGTATTCCTCGTCCCGATAAAGTAGTGAATGAATATCCTCATCAATTATCAGGAGGAATGCGACAAAGGGTTATGATTGCCATGGCATTGGCTTGTGGACCAGAAATATTAATTGCAGACGAGCCTACTACAGCATTAGATGTGACAATTCAGGCTCAGATTTTAGATTTAATGAAAGACATACAAGAAAAACTAGATATGTCCATCATTTTAATTACCCATGATCTTGGTGTAGTAGCGGAAATATGTGAGAGAGTAATCGTGATGTATGCTGGTGAAATTGTTGAAGAGGCTACAGTGCTAGATTTGTTTAATCAGCCGCTTCATCCATATACCAAAGGGTTATTAAATTCATTGCCTGACATTGAATCAGAACAAGAGTACCTTCCATCAATTGAAGGGGTGGTGCCATCACCATCCGATATGCCTTCAGGTTGTAGATTTTTCGATCGATGCGAATTTGCAACAGATCAATGTAAAAAGAAGCCTGATCTATTTACAACGTCTAATGGTACCAAGGTAAGATGTTGGCTGTATGAAGAGAACGAAGTGGGAGGGGGAATTGTCAATGGGCAGTCCATTGTTAGAAGTTAA
- a CDS encoding ABC transporter ATP-binding protein, translating into MGSPLLEVKHLKKYFSVKGSRSGHLKAVDDVSFFVNEGEVLGIVGESGCGKSTMGKTLIQLLTPTEGEILLNGENIATLSPKEVRQKRRDMQIIFQDPFSSLNPRMKVFKIIEEPLVNFGIGTKEERKQRVYEVAKQVGLTQKQLERFPHEFSGGQRQRIGIARALVSNPKLIVADEPVSALDVSIQSQVLNIMKDLKKEMNLTYIFISHDLSVVHHFCDRIGVMYLGKLVEMADKHELFNNPKHPYTKALLSALPKSHPSKVKERIVLSGDVPNPANPPSGCTFHTRCPNCMEICKVTPPKLKKIGDKHEVSCLLYEEQMERLT; encoded by the coding sequence ATGGGCAGTCCATTGTTAGAAGTTAAACACTTAAAGAAATATTTTTCAGTTAAAGGATCTCGTTCAGGGCATTTAAAAGCAGTAGATGATGTTTCATTTTTTGTAAATGAGGGTGAGGTTTTAGGAATTGTCGGAGAGTCAGGGTGCGGAAAGTCGACTATGGGTAAAACATTAATCCAACTTCTTACACCTACTGAAGGCGAAATTTTACTGAATGGAGAAAATATTGCCACTCTTAGCCCAAAAGAGGTACGTCAAAAACGTCGTGATATGCAAATCATCTTTCAAGATCCTTTTTCTTCCCTTAATCCTCGTATGAAGGTGTTTAAAATAATCGAAGAACCTTTGGTGAATTTTGGAATAGGTACAAAGGAAGAGAGAAAGCAACGTGTTTATGAAGTAGCCAAACAGGTTGGACTTACACAAAAGCAGTTAGAACGTTTTCCACATGAATTTTCAGGGGGTCAAAGACAACGAATTGGAATTGCTAGAGCATTAGTGTCCAATCCAAAATTGATTGTTGCAGATGAACCAGTATCTGCTCTTGATGTTTCGATTCAATCTCAAGTATTAAATATTATGAAAGATTTAAAAAAGGAAATGAACCTGACCTACATTTTCATATCTCATGATTTAAGTGTAGTGCATCACTTTTGTGACCGCATAGGGGTAATGTACTTAGGTAAGTTAGTGGAAATGGCAGATAAACACGAATTATTTAATAATCCTAAACATCCATATACAAAAGCTTTACTATCAGCATTACCAAAATCTCATCCTTCAAAAGTAAAGGAGCGTATTGTGCTAAGTGGAGATGTTCCCAACCCTGCTAATCCACCATCGGGCTGCACATTCCATACACGATGCCCAAACTGCATGGAAATATGTAAGGTGACACCTCCAAAATTAAAAAAAATTGGCGATAAGCATGAAGTTTCCTGTTTACTTTATGAAGAGCAAATGGAGCGATTAACATGA
- a CDS encoding IclR family transcriptional regulator codes for MSKTLEKGINILTLFTEEKPSWRLDELAIETDIPKPTLHRFLKTFTDLGVLKRPYIQSGGQLVLSDHYLLGNKLIELGAIAANSIEIRSLAIPYMKMLQQKFDLAVQLSVLDETDGLYIEKIESLKPVLLYTRVGRRAPLYAGACSRVLLSFQSEEKINEVLQKPRKKYASGTPVTDEEIFELIEFGKKNGYAYSVSELEEGTVSIAVPIFNSERKVEYSISIAGIETLIPKEKINAFLEGLWETAASISAELGYSMPYPYGV; via the coding sequence ATGAGCAAAACATTGGAAAAAGGTATTAATATTTTAACGTTATTTACTGAAGAGAAACCTTCTTGGCGGTTAGACGAGCTAGCAATCGAAACAGATATTCCTAAACCGACTTTACATAGGTTTTTAAAAACATTTACAGATTTAGGCGTATTAAAACGTCCTTATATTCAAAGTGGTGGACAGTTAGTATTGAGTGATCATTATCTACTTGGGAATAAACTCATTGAATTAGGTGCAATTGCAGCAAATTCAATTGAAATTCGCTCTTTGGCTATACCGTATATGAAGATGTTGCAACAGAAGTTTGACTTGGCTGTTCAACTAAGCGTACTGGATGAAACAGATGGTCTTTATATTGAAAAAATTGAAAGTTTAAAACCGGTTTTACTTTATACACGGGTGGGAAGAAGAGCACCACTTTATGCAGGCGCTTGTTCAAGGGTACTTTTATCCTTTCAATCAGAGGAGAAAATTAATGAGGTACTTCAAAAACCTCGTAAAAAATATGCTAGTGGAACACCTGTTACTGATGAAGAGATATTTGAACTCATTGAATTTGGGAAAAAAAATGGCTATGCCTACAGCGTATCAGAATTGGAAGAAGGCACTGTATCAATAGCAGTACCGATTTTCAATAGCGAACGCAAAGTAGAATACTCGATTAGTATAGCGGGCATAGAGACGCTAATACCAAAAGAAAAAATAAATGCATTTTTAGAAGGTCTGTGGGAAACGGCAGCTTCAATATCTGCTGAACTAGGTTATTCGATGCCATATCCATATGGCGTATAG
- a CDS encoding ABC transporter substrate-binding protein, with product MKKQKWIALLLVCIMIVLTACSGGTSSKNESKNGSKSSGENPAATRGNELVIRVAGDPQNWDPIDTFLLAWSTVATSVFEGLVSRSLDLEIQPGLAESWEYIDDKTIVFKLRQGVTFHNGEPFNAEAVKFTFDRLLGEEGQKGPQYSNYTSIDNVEVTGDYEVTMHLNAIDPVLLTKLSGYGAVIVPPKYIQEQGAENFDMKPVGTGPFKMTDYQRDKQVVIERYDDYWNKDAIKLDKVTFKVIPETATALAELQTGNIDIMTRLEVSQAATAEGTDFIELKDVSTPTAYSIRFDTAQKPVDDVRVRQAINYAIDKETIVKEILGGYGNLISSFQSNLSFGYNKDLEPYPYDPEKAKKLLAEAKVPEGTTLEFFIPGTDGTFKEIAQAVAFYLEEVGLKVSINSVENTTFQSELIPQGKAGQMYKNGWGGWTLDFDNTAYLMYHEGEFWNPSYKNEKVEQLLAAERATINNEERQKIFKELTEVLYEDAAEVNLYSEVEIYAVNKRIKDFQPPHDGRFRFEGVTVE from the coding sequence ATGAAGAAACAAAAATGGATTGCGCTATTACTTGTTTGTATAATGATTGTTTTAACAGCATGTAGTGGTGGCACATCATCAAAAAACGAAAGTAAAAATGGTAGCAAATCATCTGGTGAAAACCCAGCAGCAACACGTGGAAATGAATTAGTTATTCGTGTGGCTGGAGATCCACAAAACTGGGACCCAATTGATACGTTTTTACTTGCTTGGAGTACAGTAGCAACATCGGTATTTGAAGGATTAGTAAGTCGTTCTCTAGATTTAGAAATTCAACCAGGGTTAGCGGAATCTTGGGAATATATAGATGATAAAACGATTGTGTTTAAACTACGACAAGGTGTTACCTTCCATAATGGCGAACCGTTTAATGCGGAAGCAGTTAAATTTACATTTGATCGTTTACTAGGAGAAGAAGGTCAAAAAGGTCCGCAATATTCAAACTATACGTCAATTGATAATGTTGAAGTAACAGGTGACTATGAAGTTACTATGCACTTAAATGCCATTGACCCAGTTTTACTGACTAAGCTTTCAGGATATGGTGCTGTCATCGTACCACCTAAATATATCCAAGAACAGGGTGCAGAGAATTTTGACATGAAGCCTGTTGGTACTGGTCCATTTAAAATGACTGATTATCAACGTGATAAACAAGTAGTTATTGAGCGATACGATGATTATTGGAATAAAGACGCTATTAAACTAGATAAAGTAACATTTAAAGTGATTCCAGAAACAGCGACGGCACTGGCAGAATTACAAACAGGAAATATTGATATTATGACACGTTTAGAAGTTTCGCAAGCGGCAACAGCAGAAGGAACTGATTTCATTGAATTAAAGGATGTGTCCACTCCTACAGCGTATTCAATTCGCTTTGATACAGCACAAAAGCCAGTTGATGATGTACGTGTTCGTCAAGCTATTAACTATGCCATTGATAAGGAAACAATAGTGAAGGAAATTTTAGGTGGCTATGGTAACCTCATTAGTTCTTTCCAAAGTAATCTATCTTTTGGCTATAACAAAGATTTAGAGCCATATCCATATGATCCAGAAAAAGCAAAAAAATTACTTGCGGAAGCTAAGGTTCCCGAAGGTACTACACTTGAATTCTTTATTCCAGGTACCGATGGGACATTTAAAGAAATTGCCCAAGCAGTAGCGTTTTATTTAGAAGAAGTGGGATTAAAAGTTTCAATTAATAGTGTGGAAAATACTACATTCCAATCAGAGTTAATACCACAAGGAAAAGCTGGCCAAATGTATAAAAATGGCTGGGGTGGTTGGACTTTAGATTTTGATAATACAGCTTATTTAATGTATCACGAAGGGGAATTCTGGAATCCATCCTATAAAAATGAAAAAGTAGAACAATTATTAGCGGCAGAGCGAGCAACGATTAATAATGAGGAGCGTCAAAAAATCTTTAAAGAGCTGACAGAAGTGTTATACGAAGATGCTGCAGAAGTTAATTTATATTCTGAGGTTGAAATATACGCAGTGAATAAACGAATAAAAGATTTCCAACCACCTCATGATGGCCGTTTTAGATTTGAAGGTGTCACTGTCGAGTAA